The genomic DNA AGGGAAGTGTTTTTCTAACCACGTGGTGAGCGTTTTGACATCGGCTGTCGATTGAGGCAAGTCGACATCGCGGCCGTTGAGTTCGACGCGTCCAGTGGAGAGATCGCCCAGCGACACAAGGACGTCGACGGCGCGGTCGGTCTGCCCCGCCTGATACCAGCTGCCCGCCAAGGTGACGATCAAGCTAGATCCCAGCTTGTTTCGCATCCGTTCGTAGCGATACAAGCGATCGAGCGTCAGCGCGGCGGCTAGCGGTTTGCCTTGCGTAAGGTCGCGATAGCCTAACAGCAGAGTCGCTTGTTGGCCGGCGTCGGTGTGCAGGAATTCACGCGATACCTGAGCGATGCCACGCCAGTCCTGTTGCGCAACGGCTTGTTTCAGTTCGGCGGCGGCGCGGCTGCCATAACGCAAGTCGTAGATTTCGAGCCCCTTGCTGGGCAGCCGGCTCAACAGGTCTTCGGCTTCTCGCAACAAACTGTTGTCGGCTAGTGCTGGTTGTTCGTTGGGCAAGAAGAAGTCCTGCCCCTGCATCTCGCTGAGCCGTGAGTTTGTCTTTCGCGCCAGCAGTTCGCCCAGCAGAATGATAGCGTCGCCGTACCTCGCTTCTTCGATCGCCTCTTGCGCGTCGGACATCTCCTGCCGCAGCGATCGATCGGGTTCGATGAACTGCCCGCCGTCGGTGGCTCGTCGGTCGCGAACGCCGAACTGTCCCATCGCGTCGCTCGCGATCGCGAGGGTTGCGAAGATCAGCACCCCGGTGGTGAGCCTCTGCCAGGCGGAAAATCCAACGGGAGCGAAGAGGGCGAGGCGGGGCTGAAAAGCTTCAGGCATATTTAAACAATCCATAGCTAAACTCGCGATGCATGGCAAATGGTCGGCCGCGGCGCACGGTAATGACGATCCGGCGGCAACGCCATGTTTGTTAAATTGTAGCGTATCGGTAGTGTGAAGGAATCCGAGTGCTGCGCCAGACGGGACAATCGGTGCGATCCCTACCATCCACACAGCTGGCCCCCTATTGGAGCCCATTCTTTTAATGCGTGCTCAAATTTCGAAGATTGATCAAACCGCTTTTGGATGTCAGACGATCTGTGACTTGGGTGGAGCATTTGAAGACGCTTTCCGAACCAGATTAGTTGTTTGCACTGCAACGAAGAGGGTCGCCGACCGCTCGGTCGACTATTCCCAGGTTGCGACTGCAAACAGGGGTGGTGGATCGAACTACGTTAAGACAGAGCAGTGAAAACAATGCGAAATACAAAACTATTGAAGTCTGTTGTCACGATCGTGACATGTGCGGCGATGATCGTACCGCAGCCCGCCATGGCGGCGGCGCGAGCGACACAAGTTGTCGATGGTATCCAAGTTAGCTCGGATATCAAAAATGTACGTCGTGGAAAAACGGTTGCGCTTCGCGGTGCGATCGTCGACCAAAGTGGCAAGCCAGTTGTCGGGGCACCTGTGGTGATTGCCCAACAAGGCAATGTCGTCGCCGAGCTGAACACAGCAGCCGACGGTCGCTACCAATTGGCCGACGCAGCACCAGGCGTTTATCAAGTGGCTAGCTACGCTGGCGTTCAAACGATCCGCCTGCACGCGGCAGGTGCTCCTGCCGATTCGGTCGACGGAGTCGTTCAAGTGATCGACAACGAAGGCGTCGCACGCGGCCAATATTGTGCCGGTGGCGCCAGCTGCCAAGGCTGTGACCAATGCCGTCCAAAGCGTTTTGCTTTGTTGAAGAAGGTTGCTACCAGCCCGCTGACATGGACCGCTGTCATCGCTGCTGCGATCGCGATTCCTCTGGCATTGGACGATGACGACGACGCCAGCTGATTGCGGTTTGGCATCGGGGCAAGCCGACGCAGTTAGTTAATGATGAAATGAAAGAGAGCCGGTTCGCAATTCGAACCGGCTCTTGTTGTTTAACGATCGTCGTGGGGCGTGATCAGCGAGCGACCGCCGACGTCAACTCCATCGCGAGATCTTTCGCCGCTTTGAGATCCAGCTTGCCCGTTCCCAGCAGCGGGATTTCGGCGGTCTCCAGAAAGCAATCCTGCGACGGAATGTAGATGTTGGGCAGCCCCGCCGCGACGAGATGCTTCCGCAGTTCTTCGGGAGTCTTTTCACTGGGCAGGTGCAACACGATCAAGCGTTCGCCTTTCTTCTGGTCGGGAACCGCCGTCACCATCACGCGGATCTGATCGTCCTCGTCCCCTTCGCAGAACGCTTTGGCTAGTTCCTCTTCGATCTGGATGTGAGGCACCATTTCACCGCCAATTTTGGAGAATCGGGAGACGCGGCCGGTGATGTGAATGAAGCCCTCTTTGTCGATCTTGGCCACGTCGCCAGTCGCATACCAGCCGTCGCGAATCGCTTCGACGGTCAAGTCCTCGCGTCCCATGTAGCCCTTCATCACGTTGGCACCACTGATCATCAGCAGCCCGTCGGTGTCGGCTGGCAGATCCTCTCCGTCATCGGGGGAGATGACTTTGGCTGCCACGCCGCTCACTGGTCGGCCGACCGAACATTCGCGACAATCGATCTGGAACTTTTCGACGCTCCGCGAAGGAGGGACGTTGACCGAAACCAGCGGGCTCAGTTCGGTCGCGCCATAACCTTCGACGGGGCGAACGCCGAAGCGTTTTTCGAACTGATCAGCCAGCGCGATCGGCATCTTTTCCGCTCCGACGACAACCACATCAAGATGCTTGAACTGTTCCGGTTCAATCCTTCTCAGATAGCCTCGCAAGAAGGTCGGCGTCCCCAGCATCACCGTAGCT from Rosistilla oblonga includes the following:
- a CDS encoding carboxypeptidase-like regulatory domain-containing protein encodes the protein MRNTKLLKSVVTIVTCAAMIVPQPAMAAARATQVVDGIQVSSDIKNVRRGKTVALRGAIVDQSGKPVVGAPVVIAQQGNVVAELNTAADGRYQLADAAPGVYQVASYAGVQTIRLHAAGAPADSVDGVVQVIDNEGVARGQYCAGGASCQGCDQCRPKRFALLKKVATSPLTWTAVIAAAIAIPLALDDDDDAS